The following proteins are co-located in the Candidatus Methylarchaceae archaeon HK02M2 genome:
- a CDS encoding DNA-binding protein: MAENIKTGDEAQLEEAKKKKIMKETLLRTLLTSKARLRLANIRMVNPELADIAENYVIKIVSELDINRAISDEELKGILREIQQPKRDFKIRWI; the protein is encoded by the coding sequence ATGGCTGAAAACATTAAAACTGGTGATGAAGCTCAACTTGAAGAAGCTAAGAAAAAGAAAATTATGAAAGAAACATTGCTAAGGACTCTGCTCACATCAAAAGCACGCTTGAGGTTGGCGAACATCAGGATGGTAAATCCAGAATTGGCTGATATAGCAGAAAATTATGTCATTAAGATTGTCTCCGAATTAGATATTAATAGGGCTATCTCAGATGAAGAGCTAAAGGGAATATTGAGAGAGATTCAACAACCAAAAAGAGATTTCAAGATAAGGTGGATTTGA